The Paludisphaera rhizosphaerae genome includes a region encoding these proteins:
- a CDS encoding efflux RND transporter periplasmic adaptor subunit: MPASKRVSTSLGLIAATVAAGSIWAYAAGYRLPGAGRPRDLTVKYQFAPVSRTVLEGSLTTPGRLESSKRTVVECELESISIGVMGRALSAGGASTLLTVVPDGSRVKKGDVLATLDSSSYEELLRQQRMTVERSRADHHQGELELDVARLAINEYRNGLMAETVKDHQRLIALAESELSRSKDRLDWATKMNAKGYVAASVLKTETQTNAKAQVALDRAKGALTLFERFTASKVIKQLEGAMLAKEANLRYQDTRLARNLDRLAKLEKQVELCTIRAPHDGYLIYASDARRGIVIEPGMSVHQKQDLFYLPDLSQMEVVAMLHESVVDRVKRGMRARIAFEGAPDVSVTGRVTSVSPLPVFDDRSDVRYFESIVRLDQGAGRELMPGMTARVDLTMPPKSNVLAVPVEAVATEQDGDYCYVVRGDGGSLEKRRVAVGQATLDLLEVSQGLEEGEQVVLNPRPDELADDLAEPVPVPAAEPTSAAQPDGPIAALH, encoded by the coding sequence ATGCCCGCCTCAAAGAGAGTCTCCACGTCTCTCGGCCTGATCGCGGCGACCGTCGCGGCCGGTTCGATCTGGGCGTACGCTGCGGGATATCGCCTGCCGGGCGCTGGTCGCCCGCGAGACCTCACGGTGAAGTATCAGTTCGCGCCGGTGAGCCGAACCGTTCTGGAGGGGTCGTTGACGACTCCCGGCCGGTTGGAAAGCTCCAAGCGGACGGTCGTCGAATGCGAACTTGAGAGTATCAGCATCGGCGTGATGGGCCGCGCCCTCTCCGCCGGCGGAGCGTCGACGCTGCTGACCGTCGTCCCCGACGGCAGCCGGGTGAAGAAGGGGGACGTCCTGGCGACTCTCGATTCCTCGAGCTACGAGGAACTCCTTCGCCAGCAACGGATGACCGTCGAACGCTCTCGGGCCGATCACCACCAGGGCGAGCTTGAGCTGGATGTGGCCAGGTTGGCCATCAACGAATACCGCAACGGCCTGATGGCCGAGACGGTCAAGGATCATCAGCGTCTGATCGCCCTGGCTGAGTCCGAGTTGAGCCGCAGCAAGGACCGGCTCGACTGGGCGACCAAGATGAACGCCAAGGGCTACGTCGCCGCCAGCGTCCTGAAGACGGAAACCCAGACGAACGCCAAGGCCCAGGTGGCGCTCGACAGGGCCAAGGGCGCTCTCACCCTCTTCGAACGCTTCACGGCGTCCAAGGTCATCAAGCAGCTTGAGGGGGCGATGCTGGCCAAGGAGGCCAACCTTCGCTATCAGGACACGCGGCTGGCCCGGAACCTCGACCGTCTTGCGAAGCTGGAAAAGCAGGTTGAGCTTTGCACCATTCGGGCCCCGCACGACGGCTACCTGATCTACGCTAGCGACGCCCGCCGCGGGATCGTGATCGAGCCGGGGATGTCAGTGCACCAGAAGCAGGACCTCTTCTATTTGCCCGATCTCTCGCAGATGGAGGTCGTGGCGATGCTGCACGAGTCGGTGGTCGATCGGGTGAAGCGAGGGATGAGGGCCCGGATCGCCTTCGAGGGGGCCCCGGACGTATCGGTCACCGGCCGCGTGACCTCGGTCTCGCCCCTTCCCGTTTTCGACGACCGCTCCGACGTTCGCTATTTCGAGAGCATTGTGAGGCTCGACCAGGGAGCCGGCCGCGAGTTGATGCCGGGAATGACTGCGCGAGTCGACCTGACCATGCCTCCCAAGAGCAACGTCCTGGCCGTTCCCGTCGAGGCGGTGGCGACCGAGCAGGACGGCGATTACTGCTACGTCGTTCGCGGTGACGGTGGGAGCCTGGAGAAACGTCGGGTGGCCGTCGGCCAGGCGACCCTTGACCTCCTGGAGGTCTCCCAGGGGCTTGAAGAAGGGGAGCAGGTCGTGCTCAACCCCCGTCCTGACGAGCTGGCCGACGACCTGGCCGAGCCCGTCCCCGTTCCGGCCGCCGAACCGACCTCGGCCGCTCAACCGGACGGCCCGATCGCCGCTTTGCACTGA
- the cobA gene encoding uroporphyrinogen-III C-methyltransferase — MTAALLPKTVVLVGAGPGDPGLITVRGAEALARAEVVVYDHLANERLLDLAPETALRICAGKSVGHCTMTQDQINAALAEHAAAGRSVVRLKGGDPLVFGRGSEEAAYLRERGIPFEIVPGVTAGVGATAFAGIPVTSRGVASAVAFVTGHQAPDVPRKADSPSRLDWSALAKFPGTLVFYMGVTHLPTIARTLIQEGKSPATPAAVVASGSTPVQNVVVADLATIAERVQAAGVRPPALLVVGEVVAQREALAWFESRPLFGLRIVVTRPREEALRSAATLEAMGAEALIAPTVEIRAIEDHGPLDAAIDRLDDYDWLVFTSSNGVRRFLDRLLELGRDLRALGRLRLAAIGPTTAQALAAYHLRADLIPPSFRSESLAEALGKVAAGSRILLARADRGRAILKDELSAVAEVDQVAVYRNLDAESFPSAVLNRIEAGTVDWITLTSPAIAARLHAIVSPEARRRIGREINLATISPVTSSTVRELGWNVAVEAPVHSWDGLIEALAAHVSRAVPGT, encoded by the coding sequence ATGACCGCCGCGCTCCTCCCCAAAACCGTCGTCCTCGTCGGAGCCGGTCCCGGCGATCCGGGGCTCATCACCGTTCGAGGAGCCGAAGCCCTCGCCCGCGCCGAGGTGGTCGTCTACGACCATCTGGCGAACGAGCGACTGCTGGACCTGGCTCCTGAGACGGCTCTTCGCATCTGCGCGGGGAAGTCGGTCGGCCACTGCACGATGACGCAGGACCAGATCAACGCCGCTCTGGCCGAGCACGCCGCCGCCGGGCGCTCGGTCGTCCGCCTCAAGGGGGGCGACCCTCTGGTCTTCGGCCGAGGTTCGGAGGAGGCGGCCTACCTTCGCGAGCGTGGGATTCCCTTCGAGATCGTCCCCGGCGTGACGGCCGGCGTGGGGGCGACGGCCTTTGCGGGGATCCCTGTAACCAGCCGGGGCGTCGCCTCAGCCGTGGCCTTCGTGACGGGCCACCAGGCCCCGGACGTGCCGAGGAAGGCCGACTCCCCCTCGCGCCTGGACTGGTCAGCCCTCGCGAAGTTCCCCGGCACGCTCGTCTTCTACATGGGCGTGACCCACCTGCCGACGATCGCCCGCACCCTGATCCAGGAGGGGAAATCGCCCGCCACGCCCGCGGCGGTCGTCGCATCCGGCTCGACCCCCGTGCAGAACGTGGTCGTCGCCGACCTGGCGACGATCGCCGAACGAGTGCAGGCCGCCGGCGTCCGCCCCCCCGCCCTGCTCGTCGTCGGCGAGGTCGTCGCCCAGCGCGAGGCGCTCGCCTGGTTCGAATCCCGCCCGTTGTTCGGGCTCCGGATCGTCGTCACAAGGCCTCGCGAGGAAGCCCTGCGTTCGGCCGCGACCCTGGAAGCGATGGGTGCCGAGGCCCTGATCGCGCCGACGGTGGAGATCCGCGCGATCGAGGATCACGGACCGCTCGACGCCGCCATCGACCGCCTCGACGACTACGACTGGCTGGTCTTCACGTCTTCCAACGGCGTGCGACGGTTCCTCGACCGGCTGCTTGAGTTGGGACGCGACCTGCGGGCCCTGGGACGGCTTCGGCTGGCGGCGATCGGCCCAACCACGGCGCAGGCGCTGGCTGCTTATCATCTCCGCGCCGACCTGATTCCGCCGTCGTTCCGATCGGAGTCGCTGGCGGAAGCCCTGGGGAAAGTCGCAGCCGGTTCGCGGATCCTGCTGGCGAGGGCTGATCGCGGGAGGGCGATCCTCAAGGACGAACTCTCGGCGGTGGCGGAAGTCGACCAGGTGGCCGTCTACCGCAACCTGGATGCGGAGAGCTTCCCTTCGGCCGTTCTGAATCGCATCGAGGCGGGGACGGTTGACTGGATTACCCTGACCAGCCCGGCGATCGCCGCGCGGCTGCACGCGATCGTCTCGCCGGAGGCCCGTCGCCGGATCGGCCGCGAGATCAATCTGGCGACGATCAGCCCGGTCACGTCATCGACCGTCAGGGAACTCGGCTGGAACGTCGCCGTCGAGGCCCCCGTCCACTCCTGGGACGGGCTGATCGAGGCTCTGGCCGCCCACGTCTCGCGGGCCGTTCCTGGAACGTGA
- a CDS encoding leucine-rich repeat domain-containing protein, producing the protein MARDRSLLDMDANHVRCRWVNRLVRRWSVRGLLVFVALTASVLGWVVNSAHIQRNAVHVIETAGGTVGYDIEYHGRPPDPDAQELSLPAWLLDQLDPDYVGHPTYLEAWDSNFGDRETAAAGDLDRLQSIRLSEPSVSDEGLAPLANLDVLLDLELRYARIGDQGLVRLSGLKSLQGLSLFGTLVTDEGLRHLSRLSELRSLGLGETKITDAGLVHLRPLSKLSGLYLDNTRITDAGLVHLRPLSSLTTLSLQDTHVSDRGLIHLKNLRNLVYLHLAGTRVTDTGLPYLCDLSRLEVLTLNCSQISNAGLETLQRCPSLKRVQIWNAPECDGADRHKYTHEAAGAFRRTGSNVFLQLH; encoded by the coding sequence ATGGCCCGCGATCGGAGTCTCCTGGATATGGACGCGAACCATGTTCGATGTCGCTGGGTGAATCGCCTCGTAAGGCGATGGAGCGTCCGGGGTCTGCTCGTTTTCGTCGCACTTACGGCCAGCGTCCTGGGCTGGGTCGTCAACAGCGCCCACATTCAGCGCAACGCCGTACATGTCATCGAGACAGCCGGTGGAACCGTCGGGTACGACATCGAGTATCACGGACGACCACCAGACCCCGATGCGCAGGAACTGAGTCTCCCTGCCTGGCTGCTCGACCAGCTCGACCCGGACTATGTGGGACATCCGACCTATCTGGAAGCGTGGGATTCCAACTTCGGCGATCGGGAGACGGCCGCCGCCGGCGACCTCGACCGTCTCCAATCGATTCGGTTGAGCGAACCATCGGTGTCGGACGAGGGACTGGCACCTCTGGCGAACTTGGATGTACTGCTCGACCTAGAGCTGCGTTACGCCAGGATCGGTGATCAGGGGCTTGTTCGGCTCTCGGGATTGAAAAGCCTCCAGGGACTGAGCCTGTTCGGAACCTTGGTTACCGACGAAGGGCTCCGCCATCTTTCGCGTCTGAGCGAACTCCGATCTCTCGGTCTCGGTGAAACCAAAATCACGGATGCGGGACTCGTCCACCTGCGTCCCCTGTCAAAGTTATCGGGTCTCTATTTGGACAACACCCGGATCACGGATGCGGGCCTCGTCCATCTGCGTCCCCTTTCGAGTCTCACGACTCTCAGCTTGCAAGACACGCACGTCTCAGATAGAGGGTTGATCCATCTCAAAAACCTGCGGAATCTCGTCTACCTGCATCTTGCTGGTACGAGGGTCACCGACACGGGCCTGCCCTATCTGTGCGACCTGTCGAGGCTTGAGGTCCTCACTCTAAATTGCAGCCAGATCTCCAACGCCGGGTTGGAGACTCTTCAGAGATGTCCCTCCCTGAAGAGAGTCCAGATCTGGAACGCCCCCGAGTGCGACGGAGCCGATCGTCACAAATACACGCACGAAGCCGCTGGGGCCTTCCGCCGAACAGGCTCGAACGTCTTCCTTCAGCTTCATTGA
- a CDS encoding family 43 glycosylhydrolase, translating into MFRPVRFVLGCAFVIATTVSSPAQVVETNPQFQVEKTDRRPQPVMDAETIRAGLKSRDRALHIKAGWIRDPYITLGPDDFYYLTGTQPNEGDPREAADPYNIGLGKASIVGDQVRLYRSRDLIQWESLGTPYTLADSFHVREAGKKPVEPFIWAPEVHWLGDRWALVHCPAALASLALTNGPELKGPWTHPMGRTLGERHDPSLFKDDDGTWYLLWLNTLIAPLSKDFTHYTADPVRIDPAGSRPGPQGTPISRIGHEGATMIKVGPKYVHLGTAWSTDRGRRGSYNLYYCTADKITGPYGPRKFAGRFLGHGTPFRDRDGHWWCTAFFNGNVPPLPREGIETRDLRDNAQTINEQGVTIVPLDVKLLPDDEVSIRALDPAYATPGPDEVQRFQ; encoded by the coding sequence GTGTTCAGGCCCGTTCGATTCGTTCTTGGCTGTGCGTTCGTGATCGCGACGACCGTCTCCAGCCCCGCGCAGGTGGTCGAGACCAACCCTCAATTCCAGGTCGAGAAGACCGACCGCCGGCCGCAACCGGTGATGGACGCCGAGACGATCCGCGCCGGGTTGAAGAGCCGCGATCGGGCCCTCCACATCAAGGCCGGCTGGATCCGCGATCCTTACATCACGCTCGGCCCCGACGACTTCTATTACCTGACAGGCACCCAGCCGAACGAGGGCGATCCTCGCGAGGCGGCCGACCCCTACAACATCGGCCTTGGGAAGGCGAGCATCGTCGGCGATCAGGTACGCCTTTACCGCAGCCGCGACCTCATTCAGTGGGAGTCGCTGGGGACGCCCTACACGCTGGCGGATTCGTTCCACGTCCGCGAGGCCGGCAAGAAGCCGGTCGAGCCCTTCATCTGGGCGCCCGAGGTCCATTGGCTGGGCGACCGCTGGGCCCTCGTCCATTGCCCGGCCGCCCTGGCGAGCCTCGCACTCACGAACGGGCCCGAGCTAAAGGGGCCATGGACTCATCCGATGGGCCGAACCCTGGGCGAGCGCCACGACCCCTCGCTGTTCAAGGACGACGACGGCACCTGGTATTTGCTCTGGCTGAACACCCTCATTGCGCCGCTCAGCAAGGACTTCACGCACTACACGGCTGACCCCGTCCGGATCGACCCCGCCGGCAGCCGCCCTGGCCCCCAGGGAACGCCGATCAGCCGGATCGGCCACGAGGGGGCGACGATGATCAAGGTCGGCCCGAAGTACGTCCACCTCGGCACGGCCTGGTCGACAGATCGCGGCCGCAGAGGCTCGTACAACCTCTACTACTGCACGGCCGACAAGATCACCGGCCCCTACGGCCCCCGGAAGTTCGCCGGCCGCTTCCTGGGCCACGGCACCCCCTTCCGGGACCGCGACGGCCATTGGTGGTGTACGGCCTTCTTCAACGGCAACGTCCCGCCGCTCCCCCGCGAGGGCATCGAAACCCGCGACCTCCGCGACAACGCCCAGACCATCAACGAACAGGGCGTGACGATCGTCCCCCTGGACGTGAAACTCCTCCCCGACGACGAAGTCTCCATCCGCGCCCTCGACCCGGCTTACGCGACTCCGGGGCCGGACGAGGTGCAGCGATTCCAGTGA
- a CDS encoding DUF4190 domain-containing protein, with protein sequence MAIEHESTRPDESDLKMLRRSAIENEIPTYRAVSSLAVVAVLFGLLGALSFTHWAFYLCAAVAVVLGFLADRSIQKRSDVLTGQGLARAAMAMGLIFGLSIFTISAVQHFLAKRQAAAFAVEYGERLKSGSLAELYWIGLLPQQRANVTPEDNLKQMQSQASEAPMMDMKYGALRKLSQDLHGSPESTIKFNSIEKLEREDLTLVALALFDVHVGEIKDEHKEGEAAKEGEAEHKHEHQEPHDDYALAVIKGMVPENKNAYEWWIEDVLYPYKPKTAALPEKKVDDGHGHAGGH encoded by the coding sequence GTGGCCATCGAGCACGAGTCTACCCGACCCGACGAATCCGACCTCAAGATGCTTCGCAGGTCGGCCATCGAGAACGAGATCCCGACCTACCGGGCCGTCAGCAGCCTTGCCGTTGTTGCGGTCCTCTTCGGCCTTCTGGGCGCTCTGAGTTTCACCCACTGGGCCTTCTACCTCTGCGCCGCGGTCGCCGTCGTGCTGGGTTTCCTGGCGGACCGGTCGATCCAAAAACGGTCGGACGTCCTCACAGGGCAGGGGCTCGCCCGCGCGGCGATGGCGATGGGGCTGATCTTCGGGTTGTCGATCTTCACGATCTCGGCCGTACAGCATTTCCTGGCGAAGCGCCAGGCCGCCGCCTTTGCCGTCGAGTACGGCGAACGGCTGAAATCCGGCTCGCTGGCCGAGCTCTACTGGATCGGTCTGCTTCCGCAACAGCGCGCCAACGTCACGCCCGAGGATAACCTCAAGCAGATGCAGTCCCAGGCCTCGGAAGCGCCGATGATGGACATGAAGTACGGCGCTCTCCGCAAGTTGTCTCAGGATCTGCACGGCTCGCCGGAGAGCACCATCAAGTTCAACTCGATCGAGAAGCTCGAGCGTGAGGACCTGACCCTCGTCGCCCTCGCCCTCTTCGACGTGCACGTCGGCGAGATCAAGGACGAGCACAAGGAGGGCGAAGCGGCCAAGGAGGGGGAGGCCGAGCACAAGCACGAGCACCAGGAGCCCCACGACGACTATGCTCTCGCCGTCATCAAGGGGATGGTGCCTGAGAACAAGAACGCGTACGAGTGGTGGATTGAGGACGTCCTCTATCCCTATAAGCCGAAGACGGCCGCTCTCCCCGAGAAGAAGGTCGACGACGGCCACGGCCATGCGGGCGGGCACTGA
- a CDS encoding U32 family peptidase, with protein MSAAATGIEAGVAVGTGTVAGALARVKPELLAPAGDRECVRAAVANGADAIYFGLKRHNARIRASNFDGLDLSETMAFLRRHGVRGYVTLNTLIFPKELADVEATLRELNDAGVDAVIVQDLGLTRLIRAVAPNLEIHGSTQMSITSEEGVRLAAELGCSRVILARELSLDEVRRVRAESTIPVEVFVHGALCVAYSGQCLTSEALGGRSANRGECAQACRMPYQIVCDGEDVDLGKTQYLLSPQDLAAYDLVPDLIGAGVASLKIEGRLKSPEYVANITRHYRRAIDEAWEGRTVAFTPREVEDMEMSFSRGFSHGFLDGVDHKILVRGDYAKKRGVLLGEIHGLARAGVHLKAVTGIKPGDGLVFDGDEAMGVPEQGGRVYEVVPIAGRPDLVELRFGRGDMDFSRLHPGQRAWKTDDPELTARLRKTFEGPSPRQVGLAMKVRAAVGEPIRVEARTATGLVAEALGDAPLAAAQSRPADDALLREQLGRLGGTAYRLDDLEAEIEGAPMVPKSLLNQIRRDLTARLDALADAPPPRPMAAEPVLPGLLAPIRAEADRQLQERLADQPPRLVALCRRTDQIAAAAAAGASAIYADYQDIKEYKDAVAEARRVGLPIHVASPRIEKPAERNLFKALVKSGADGLLVRNAGGLAFCAETGVPFVADFSLNASNPLTVALFRERGAERVAASYDLDAGQLFDLIEATPTDWLEVVIHQQIPMFHMEHCVFCAFLSPGTDHTNCGRPCDHHDVKLRDRVGKEHPLKADVGCRNTLFNAVPQTAAEFLPRLIARGVRNLRVEFLDDSPETVSRTLTLYRETAAGLRDGRTLWRELKASNQYGVTRGPLAVLS; from the coding sequence TTGAGCGCAGCGGCGACGGGCATCGAAGCGGGCGTGGCGGTCGGGACGGGAACCGTTGCGGGGGCGCTCGCGCGGGTGAAGCCCGAGCTGCTGGCGCCGGCCGGCGACCGCGAATGCGTCCGCGCGGCCGTGGCCAACGGGGCCGACGCGATCTACTTCGGACTGAAGCGGCACAACGCCCGAATCCGAGCCTCCAACTTCGACGGGCTGGACCTCTCGGAAACGATGGCCTTCCTGCGACGCCACGGCGTCCGGGGCTACGTCACGCTCAACACCCTGATCTTTCCCAAGGAGCTGGCGGACGTGGAGGCGACCCTCCGCGAGTTGAACGACGCCGGCGTCGACGCTGTGATCGTTCAGGACCTCGGCCTGACCCGGCTGATCCGCGCGGTCGCTCCCAATCTGGAAATCCACGGCTCAACCCAGATGTCCATCACCAGCGAGGAGGGCGTCCGCCTGGCCGCCGAGCTGGGATGCTCGCGGGTGATCCTGGCGCGAGAGCTGTCGCTGGACGAGGTCCGCCGGGTCCGCGCGGAATCGACGATTCCGGTAGAGGTCTTCGTCCACGGGGCCCTCTGCGTCGCCTACTCGGGTCAATGCCTGACCAGCGAGGCCCTCGGCGGTCGTTCCGCGAATCGCGGCGAGTGCGCCCAGGCCTGCCGAATGCCCTACCAGATCGTCTGCGACGGCGAGGACGTCGATCTCGGGAAGACCCAGTACCTCCTCAGTCCGCAGGACCTCGCCGCCTACGATCTGGTCCCGGATCTGATCGGAGCGGGGGTCGCCAGCCTGAAGATCGAGGGCCGGCTCAAATCGCCCGAGTACGTGGCCAACATCACCCGCCACTATCGAAGGGCGATCGACGAGGCCTGGGAGGGCCGCACCGTCGCCTTCACGCCTCGCGAGGTCGAGGACATGGAAATGTCCTTCTCCCGAGGCTTCAGCCACGGTTTCCTCGACGGAGTCGACCACAAGATCCTGGTGCGCGGGGATTACGCCAAGAAGCGTGGGGTTCTTCTCGGCGAGATCCACGGCCTCGCCCGCGCGGGGGTCCACCTGAAAGCCGTCACCGGGATCAAGCCCGGGGACGGCCTGGTCTTTGACGGCGACGAGGCGATGGGCGTCCCCGAGCAAGGGGGCCGCGTCTATGAGGTCGTCCCGATCGCCGGCCGACCGGACCTCGTCGAGCTTCGCTTCGGCCGAGGCGACATGGATTTTTCCCGCCTGCACCCGGGCCAGCGGGCCTGGAAGACGGACGACCCCGAGTTGACCGCCCGTCTGCGGAAGACGTTCGAGGGCCCTTCGCCCCGGCAGGTGGGGCTCGCCATGAAGGTTCGCGCGGCGGTCGGCGAGCCGATCCGCGTCGAGGCCCGCACGGCGACGGGACTGGTCGCGGAGGCCCTCGGCGACGCCCCGCTCGCCGCCGCCCAATCGCGCCCGGCGGACGACGCCCTGCTCCGCGAACAACTCGGCCGCCTCGGAGGGACCGCGTATCGGCTGGATGACCTCGAAGCCGAGATCGAGGGGGCCCCGATGGTCCCCAAGAGTCTCCTCAACCAGATTCGCCGCGACCTGACCGCCCGCCTGGACGCCCTCGCCGACGCCCCCCCTCCCCGGCCGATGGCCGCCGAGCCGGTCCTCCCCGGGCTGCTGGCGCCCATCCGGGCCGAGGCCGATCGCCAGCTTCAGGAGCGTCTCGCGGACCAACCGCCGCGTCTTGTCGCCCTCTGCCGGCGGACCGACCAGATCGCCGCCGCCGCGGCCGCTGGGGCATCGGCGATCTACGCCGACTACCAGGACATCAAGGAATACAAGGACGCCGTCGCCGAGGCCCGCCGCGTCGGGCTGCCGATCCACGTCGCCAGCCCTCGAATCGAGAAGCCGGCCGAGCGGAACCTGTTCAAGGCGCTGGTGAAGTCCGGGGCCGACGGCCTCCTCGTCCGCAACGCGGGCGGGCTGGCCTTCTGCGCCGAGACGGGCGTCCCGTTCGTCGCCGATTTCTCGCTCAACGCGTCCAATCCGCTGACTGTCGCCCTCTTCCGCGAGCGCGGGGCCGAGCGCGTGGCGGCCTCGTACGACCTCGACGCCGGCCAGCTCTTCGACCTGATCGAGGCGACCCCGACCGACTGGCTGGAGGTCGTGATTCATCAGCAAATCCCGATGTTCCACATGGAGCACTGCGTCTTCTGCGCGTTCCTCTCGCCGGGGACCGACCACACCAACTGCGGCCGCCCCTGCGACCACCACGACGTCAAGCTCCGCGACCGAGTGGGCAAGGAGCACCCGCTGAAGGCGGACGTCGGCTGCCGCAACACCCTGTTCAACGCCGTCCCTCAGACGGCCGCCGAGTTCCTCCCCCGCCTGATCGCCCGGGGCGTCCGGAACCTCCGCGTGGAGTTCCTCGACGACTCCCCCGAGACCGTATCGCGGACCCTGACCCTCTACCGCGAAACGGCCGCCGGCCTCCGCGACGGCCGAACCCTCTGGCGCGAGTTGAAGGCGTCCAACCAGTACGGCGTCACCCGCGGCCCGCTGGCCGTTTTGTCATGA
- a CDS encoding 6-pyruvoyl trahydropterin synthase family protein, whose amino-acid sequence MYRVTRQIEFCYGHRLLEYAGKCRHLHGHNGLAVVTLEGKELDAQGMLVDFGEIKRKLQRWIDEELDHNMILRRDDPILPLLQERGERVFVMDVNPTAENIARLIYDQGKAAGLPIVEVVLWETPNCFATYTGAGEV is encoded by the coding sequence ATGTATCGAGTGACCCGCCAGATCGAATTCTGCTACGGCCACCGCCTGCTTGAATACGCAGGCAAGTGCCGGCACCTCCACGGCCACAACGGGCTCGCCGTGGTGACGCTGGAGGGGAAGGAGCTCGACGCTCAGGGGATGCTCGTCGACTTCGGCGAGATCAAACGGAAGCTCCAGCGCTGGATCGACGAGGAGCTGGACCACAACATGATCCTCCGCCGCGACGACCCGATCCTCCCCCTGCTCCAGGAGCGCGGGGAACGCGTCTTCGTGATGGACGTCAATCCCACGGCGGAGAACATCGCCCGGCTGATCTACGACCAGGGAAAGGCCGCCGGCCTGCCGATCGTCGAGGTCGTGCTGTGGGAAACCCCCAACTGCTTCGCCACTTACACCGGCGCGGGCGAGGTTTGA
- a CDS encoding gamma-glutamylcyclotransferase family protein: MTHRLFVYGTLAPGRPNEHILAPIPGEWEPATVRGRLYPEGWGAAAGYPGIVLEPEGEEVSGLRFASESLPQHWGRLDEFEGPGYERVLTSARRQDGTIVDAYVYQLSSAPIDGD; the protein is encoded by the coding sequence ATGACCCATCGACTTTTTGTCTACGGCACCCTGGCCCCCGGCAGGCCCAACGAACACATCCTCGCGCCGATTCCCGGCGAATGGGAGCCGGCGACGGTTCGAGGCAGGCTGTATCCGGAGGGCTGGGGGGCAGCGGCCGGTTATCCTGGAATCGTCCTGGAGCCGGAGGGCGAGGAGGTCTCGGGCCTTCGCTTCGCCTCCGAGAGCCTTCCGCAGCATTGGGGCCGTCTCGATGAGTTCGAGGGGCCGGGGTACGAGCGCGTCCTGACGTCGGCCAGACGCCAGGACGGCACGATTGTCGACGCCTACGTCTATCAGCTCAGCAGCGCTCCGATCGATGGCGACTGA